The genomic region GCTAAACGAAACCCAGTTTGGTGAACTAAAGAAAAGCCTTCTCCTATACACTTTAGCTGATTTCATTTTAAACTAATTTCATTTCCTTAGCCCAGTCTGAAAAACTGTTTTCATCAGATAGCTGCAGTGTTTTGTCTTCCACACTGATGTATTCATCAATCTCAATGAGGGTTTTTTTGTGCAACCTTAAGTCACATCCAAATCCTAATGCATCTGTTTATTACAGGGAGAAAATTGAAAATCTGTCTGTGTGATACGCTGGGATTTTTTTTGCACAGCGTGGACATAAAACAAGCTGGCAGATATTAATGGTTTCTCTCTTGACCTCATTCGCCAGCGCGAGAGATAGGCTGAAGGGGCCGgaaatgatgaaaaatgaaaCGGTGCAGCATCTGCTGCATAAACAGCACTTCCTCCACTCTcgcattcatacacacacacatacactctgcTATCTGTTCTACCATAATGTAGAGTGGAAATTGGAGAGCATCAGACAAGCCGGTTTCATGAAGAGGTTTATGGAAAATAGACTGGCGGAGGAGCAAACCCTTTAATTGGCCCAACCCGTTGTCTGTCATACCTCTCTGTGGTCTTGGCTTAATAATACTGAAAAGGCTGGTAATGTCTCCCTTTATTTAAGTTTACATGAAACtctgttcacaacccattttacttcagtaGTGTGAAGTATTTCAATGTGAAAAAGGATATTAAATACTGCAGggtaggacttgattttatccagcGGTAATTGATTAGATTGTGTTAAatggtctctatatgacaggtaATTTACatggaggggttgaaaaataagagggcttggtgacatcagccgaaAAATATAGTTGTTAGAGAGACTGAGCATTATTTCTGTGGAATGATATGCACTTATGAATTGTTTTAAGcatgtaaatagggtcaattttggtTTTATGTTTTCGTGGTTTGTGGGTTTGACAGTATGACttttaaatatttaggtttttggATGTGTGGGTGAGGACTAATGATAAACCGATATCTAAAATTGCTTaaactaatttaatttaaactaattGAAACGAGTTTATTTATAAGCTAGTTAAATATTTACTCTAAATTTactcaaaattatttaaaaagaaatcaaattgGAACTGATACAAGGAGAACTTCCACTTTTGTTAACTGGCCAAGCAGACAGCATTAGCGGCACATGCCGATAATCTTAAAATTAGTCGGCCTGGTCGATCTATTGGTGTAACACTAGCAAAGCTCTTTTGTACATTGATGTTCAGTAAATATTTATAGGGTAGTGTTATGTAATTAATGTGTGTCTCACCTGGGCCATGGAGGGGGAGTGCATGGGCAGAGGGTGACTGCCGAgctgctgttgctgctggtgGAGACTGAGGTGCTGGTGTAAGGGGGGGCTGATCTGCAGCGGAGGTGGGGATGAGCCCGTCATGCTGCCCATGCTCACCGCTCCTGGCATGGATGTGCTGGGCCGGGACGAACCACATCGGGCTAGGCCTGGCTGCATTGGGGGCAGGTGGGGACTGAGCCCTTGCTGCTGGTGGTATGGATGACCCATGTAGAGACTTGGGTGAGACTGGCCTGCCCCGGAAAACACTGATGGTTTGGGTCCGAGCATCTGAGAGGCCTGCGATACCTTCACATCCCCTGGGTCATTGTAGCTCTAGAGTGGGAGAATGAAAGAAACATTGAAACTCAACCTGCCATATCTCTAAACTGCCAATGCTGCAAAaagtcattttcttaatcagtatttttgtcttgttttccagtgaaaCTATCCTAACATCCTTAAAAGAATATACATTTACTCGATAAGCTAATTGTGCAAGATAATAAGTCTTGAGTCTTCCTACCCGATtggcaaattacattttaaatgtttttagatttttgtttaaaacatgaaaacaaaacaaaacaaacaatttgcCAATGGTGTAGGAAAAATAAAAGTGAACCTAAACAGGTTCATGTGGTACTGTAAtatctaaattaaattaatctatTTAACTAATTAATCTAATTAACTTAATCtaaattaagttaaaaaaaaaacttaatatgTCTGAATCAACtttaatacattaggttacaccaacaaaacccatttttaagggtcagatcaagtagaaatagctccttaaggtaacaattgcaggtaaccactttttacagtgtaaaaaacAAGTCGATCATACACAAGTTGGCATCCTTCTTTTTAAGGATAttcagattatttattttttactagaaaacaaaacaaaaacactgattcaagtgaattattttattatacatgttcTTTATCCAGTGAAACAAGATCTCAAAATGTGCCTTATCAATAAACATGACCATTCTAAAACAATAACCCACAGTCATTTACATACCTGAGACACAAGGCTTGCTCTGTAGGCAGCCAGCTGTTTGAGGTACTCCTTCTTTGCAGTCTCTGTTTTTTTCTTGTACATCTGTcatgataaaacaaacaaacaaagaaaaaaatatattaagaggCCACAGCCATTCTCCATGTTCCTGTGCACAATTATTCTTAGAAATCTATCTAATGGCAGTCCATTTATGAGCCATAATGTGTAATTGTTGGTGGAACACTGAAAAGGTGCTTGAGTGCAGCCCTCTTTATCCATCGCTTGTTCTTCTGCTTTTATGGACTGTCCATATTTCCCCTTTGTGTTGGGCCATATGTGTAATTATTTGCCCATCAATACATCTGCGCTGTTATTATCTCGACCAATAGACCTCTACTACAAAGAGGGGTGAAAAAAGacaagcaggaaaaaaaaaaaaaaaacagcagagagATATGATGTTCTTTTATCAGGCAAACATCCTCTCCtgagtaaaagtactgttaaGTGTTTTCATCAGCTTCACTGGCTGAGTGTTGTCCATAGTAAAATAAAAGAGACTAATTTAGCTTTTTATGACTGTCTGGTGGCTTCAGTAAGACAGAGAGATGGGCATGAAATTAAAAGCTACAGATGGCTGGTAGTCATGACATTCTAcaaaacttaaattaaaaaaaaagtattaaagtagTGCTAATAATTTTTGTTGTCACTGCTTCCAATATTAAAAGAAGCCTTGATGATGAATGAGGGTATCAAAACGTACATTTACAAATTTAGGCTACATAAGGTCCAATATACACTTTGATATACCTTTGTGCCTAGTTTTGTTGTAATTCACAGAAAATAATGTTGTTGTAGCATCTaatattatttactttatatattattaaatctaatattaaaatatttaatataatctaatattaattacatttaatacttGAAATAGTACAAGAAACTACTGAGAAATTGTATCTCTCATTCCTCAAGATACACAAATTTTCAGTATGTTACTATAAGTTTAAATGACCTTGTACCATAAGTGACTTAAAATTTCCTTCAACACATAAAATCTATAAAAtgcaatcaatcaataaataaaaatgctgttgGGCAAGTTTGTTGTAAATAGTCATTTGATGATTGAAAACAAATATGAACATGACACACAGTTTTGTATTCTTGCTAAATATGTCCCGAAACAGTGATCTGATTGATTACCAGACCCCACAAAACCTTTGTTTGACATgcttcattataaaacaaaatctcaCATATTGCACTGTTTTCACACCTAGCTTTTTTAAGACTTCCCCTTACATGCACAACCACGGTGAAGTCAGACCACAGCACACAGACTGCACAGTTAATGTTACTGTGTAATTGCACAAGGGGAAATCAGCAAATGTTCTGACCAACATGTGCGTCATCACATCTGCTGCCATAACAAATCATTGTCAATGAACAATTGAATTGTCAATACACATTGTACACTGTAGGTAATACCTTATATAAATATTACTATGGATAGAACAGCACTCACAATGCTTGTTCTGCAGAAACAGCCCTAACTGTGGCATTGTACTTCAGTCTATGTGTCAACCACATGATTGAACAGATAAAGGGAAAGTTTGCATGTGAGTGTGGTTTAAAAGTGTGGTGAAAGTGTTCAGTAATTTGTTCCTCCTTTAAAAAGTTTTACCTTTTaagacaataataatatttttgaaaattatgtttaaaaacatgTGCACTCTTTTCAGTAGCCtaacaaaagctgttttattctacatggagttgGGCTTCTTCATAGGGGACACCATTtttagatcacatgaccagccaaatactactcgcttgcATACCGTATACTTTTATTCTTGCTATCTTGGTAATCCCCCTATTATATAGCAACTGCCAATAGCGCATTTCCCCAAAACTAACCAAAAACTGTTACTTTTGCTTGATACACTACTAcaagtccaagatgactgccATATTGGCCAgtcaaacataaacataaaatgacaGTACACCTTTAAAGAGAGATAGTCACCTGTTTTTGTTCCTCCCCCAGACTGTCCCACATGGAGGCCACTATTTTGGAAACCTCTCCGAATGTGGCATTAGGATTTTGACCTTTAATAGCTGCCTGGGTGTCTCTGAAGAACAGGGCATAGGCAGACACTGGCTTCTGTGGCTCGTTGgggtctttcttcttcttcttcttggggGTTTTGGGCTTCTTGGCCATGTCTGAGGCTGCTCTCTTCTCTGCCCCATTCATCTGAAAGAAGAGCTCATTATAGTAAACAATAGCTATCCAATTAGATTAAGCTATAATAGCAGCTTTATGAATGAATCATCTTCATAAAGTTATAGTTAGTGAGCCTAGTCTCCAATGCTGGAGCTATTTCCAACTTTTAATGACTACTGTGCATTATTTGTATATAAGCATGGGCAACTCATAATTGATATATAATGGTGTGTGTTtagaactcttgacatttttatGCTGAACCAATTTTTcagtgcactgcaaaaaaatcattttcttgctcagtattttagatttgtttttcaGTTAAATATCTAAAGAGCATTAAAACAAGacatatttacttgagaagcaaaattacatgggGCATTAACTCTTTCATAGAAATCTAACAACATTTcgagaggtttatgcttaaaacaagaaaaattactATTTAGTTTTCTCTTTCAATTTATTGTTCTTACTCCACTGAAATTAGTTTTTCTAGTTTTAAGGATAAATCTCTCTaatattttgtcagatttctctgaaaacaaggcttAATTTCTTATCTCACTTTGCTTCTCAGagtcttgctttaaggatttttaaatatatttaactgaaaaacaagaaaaaaataaataaaaaattacgagAAAGAGTGCATttttctttgactgttgcaccacgACTCACTGATTTTACTCACTGTTGTTTCGTGCAGGATTTTCAAGGTTTTATAGATGGCATTTCTTTACAGAACGTCAACTTTTATAAacaacacctgcattctgttatagTTTTTATGCTGTGTCAAGCTTTTTTctggatttttttcttcacaagAACGTTTTCGGTCAGAACAGCCCCCAAGAAATGATTTTTTGCAATGTCTTACGAAACAAGAATCATAAATATCAAAACAGCCACACATTCCAGAAGATCAGTTTCGATGTGGAGTTTTGGAGAAAATGTGCTGTATTTGGGCTGTGGAGAACAGACTTCAGGCAGCATCTTAGCGAAATCTATGTTTAGGAAACATGGCAATACAACTTGCTGAAAGGTCAGCAGTGACTCATACAATTTAATACACTGCATAGTGCataagtgtgcatgtgtgtatgtgagatGAAGATAAGCTTTTATATTCATGAGATCATAGAGTCCGTAACGCTCCCTCTCTCACCTTGGCAGCATCATCTGCATCGTCCTCATGCACTGAGCTGGAGGGGGAGGGTGTGGCCGACTTGCTCTCTGGTGGAGATGGGGAGCCATGGGTGCCATTGTTGTTGTTCAGCCCCAACTGATTATTGAGTTGCGATTGGTTGATTGTGGTCAGCTGACCTTGCGAAACCATGCCTGGTTGGACCCTTGGTCTAAGCGTGTCCATCTGAGGGTGGCCGCCATAACGGGAGTCTGAATTGACCATTTGCTGCATCTAGAAGATAAAAACAAATCCAGACTTGAAATGAATGAACTGTACCTTTCAAATAAAACAAACCTTGGGAACTTCTGTTGGTTGTTTGTTAAAAAATCTTGAAGAACTGACCCTATTCTCACTGAAATTTTACAGAAGAAGCTCCGAttaaattttggtcttttcctcatACAAtgtctctgttccaaaacctagtgagtttcCTCCGGAGGCAGCACTTTAAGACATCGTAGGCG from Myxocyprinus asiaticus isolate MX2 ecotype Aquarium Trade chromosome 5, UBuf_Myxa_2, whole genome shotgun sequence harbors:
- the LOC127440519 gene encoding thymocyte selection-associated high mobility group box protein TOX-like isoform X1 produces the protein MDVRFYPQPPPPSATDPSRLGQSHYSDSPYCNKYDSDNMFMSMPEPSQDFVPGNQFRVPASPSQMQLSNKQAGGHWKRETPAHTDGPRLTWQSYPVPSLGDEDFNIPPITPPTLPEHMMAHLPESESGTYHPLCSPVSQNGLHHFHLQGMDLPGMAVPNMLGQDGGLLTNSLSVMQQMVNSDSRYGGHPQMDTLRPRVQPGMVSQGQLTTINQSQLNNQLGLNNNNGTHGSPSPPESKSATPSPSSSVHEDDADDAAKMNGAEKRAASDMAKKPKTPKKKKKKDPNEPQKPVSAYALFFRDTQAAIKGQNPNATFGEVSKIVASMWDSLGEEQKQMYKKKTETAKKEYLKQLAAYRASLVSQSYNDPGDVKVSQASQMLGPKPSVFSGAGQSHPSLYMGHPYHQQQGLSPHLPPMQPGLARCGSSRPSTSMPGAVSMGSMTGSSPPPLQISPPLHQHLSLHQQQQQLGSHPLPMHSPSMAQGFPLQAEYQSMVNVTSSAGPGLSPSMDYRTGCRNGPTQGLDWTSDYCGNGALQRDKALYLT
- the LOC127440519 gene encoding thymocyte selection-associated high mobility group box protein TOX-like isoform X2, with amino-acid sequence MDVRFYPQPPPPSATDPSRLGQSHYSDSPYCNKYDSDNMFMSMPEPSQDFVPGNQFRVPASPSQMQLSNKQAGGHWKRETPAHTDGPRLTWSYPVPSLGDEDFNIPPITPPTLPEHMMAHLPESESGTYHPLCSPVSQNGLHHFHLQGMDLPGMAVPNMLGQDGGLLTNSLSVMQQMVNSDSRYGGHPQMDTLRPRVQPGMVSQGQLTTINQSQLNNQLGLNNNNGTHGSPSPPESKSATPSPSSSVHEDDADDAAKMNGAEKRAASDMAKKPKTPKKKKKKDPNEPQKPVSAYALFFRDTQAAIKGQNPNATFGEVSKIVASMWDSLGEEQKQMYKKKTETAKKEYLKQLAAYRASLVSQSYNDPGDVKVSQASQMLGPKPSVFSGAGQSHPSLYMGHPYHQQQGLSPHLPPMQPGLARCGSSRPSTSMPGAVSMGSMTGSSPPPLQISPPLHQHLSLHQQQQQLGSHPLPMHSPSMAQGFPLQAEYQSMVNVTSSAGPGLSPSMDYRTGCRNGPTQGLDWTSDYCGNGALQRDKALYLT